A DNA window from Impatiens glandulifera chromosome 7, dImpGla2.1, whole genome shotgun sequence contains the following coding sequences:
- the LOC124910475 gene encoding uncharacterized protein LOC124910475 yields the protein MSNSSSSFTKEDENKAESDVSSRPTSEFHGGPNKTASNDHPEQVREIDDERKPDQTTSTASSENPNTNPCLDLLKTSNQGLDIINFDTGNFTTPTSSDHKIPSPKHCPPAPRKPWSIQPPPAHLRKRKGSPSSDIPFRDLDLFFIDQKLQEESANSHKVKKPRTHDDNKD from the coding sequence ATGTCAAATTCCAGCTCATCTTTCacaaaagaagatgaaaataaGGCCGAATCCGATGTTTCATCAAGACCCACATCAGAATTCCACGGTGGGCCCAACAAAACCGCTTCAAATGATCATCCTGAACAAGTGAGAGAAATCGACGATGAAAGAAAACCTGATCAGACAACAAGTACTGCTTCGTCAGAGAATCCTAATACAAACCCATGTTTGGATTTATTGAAAACAAGTAACCAAGGACTtgacataattaattttgatactgGTAATTTCACTACTCCGACATCTTCCGATCACAAAATTCCTTCGCCAAAGCATTGCCCACCGGCACCGAGAAAGCCATGGTCGATTCAACCGCCGCCGGCACACCTTCGGAAGAGAAAAGGATCGCCGTCGTCAGATATTCCGTTCAGGGATCTCGATTTATTCTTCATTGATCAGAAACTTCAAGAAGAATCGGCTAATTCTCATAAGGTTAAGAAACCTCGAACTCATGATGATAATAAAGATTAA